The sequence ACGTTTTTCTTGGTCAACTGAAAAGCAAGTTTTCTCTCgtcttttcttataaaataatagtaCAATGTTTTTGTATTTGCATTTTGTAAATAATGAATGCATTTGCTGCTTCAAAACCCTTATGGTTAATCCTCCAAGAGAGGTTTAGTCACTGGTGATTTTTTGTCgtatttttttcagtttcaCGGTTTACTCATAAGCAAGTTAAACGAAAACGACAGAGACTATTAAAAACCTCCAAGGCTTTGATTGCTCATTGATTAAAAAGTTGTTTGTGCTAACCCAAAGCAAATGCCTTGTTCCTTATAATGCATCACTCAAGTTACTTTGAAAGAGAAAATAGATTTTACATTGAGTTTTTTTGGGTATGAGGTTTCATTGTTCCTGTCTTACAATTatacaaataagaaaaagactATGTAAGCTTACACTCTTTTTGTTCACAAACCAATACCGTGTGATTAATCTGTGACACCACCCAAGCTTCTATTAAGATCAATCAACCTGTCAGCTCCTCCATTTGCCCCTGTTTTCCCAAACCATTCACAGTTCAGTTTTCTCCAAGAAACAGCTTCTCTACATTAACAAAACTCCAAAAGGACTCTTTATATTATAACTTGACATACAAAACTCCATTTAATCAACGACCAAAGAAACCAGTAGAATGGTTTGCCAATATCTACTAAACTCAAGGGAAATGCGACGAGGGTCATTTCTTCCTAAATCACAAAATGTACACTTACACTCACATTTATCTATTTAAATCAGTCTAAACCCTACGCTTCCCTATTTGCATTTCTATCcagtttttttctaaaacaaatcCTTTAGTTACCATTCCGCCAGCTATGATTTATCTTTAGCAGTAGTCATAGTCAACGTTTTGGCGAATTTCGATTGCTTACAGTATTTTAACCTTCTTGTCATTACACAAGACGGAAAGAGAGGgaacaataaagaaaaaagaaactgaCCCGAGCAATGTAGGGTTCTGCATCAGTTCGTTTGAGGAAATGCATAGAGTGACGTGCGAAATTTGTTGTCTTGTCACTCATCACAATTCCATCGTCGATATCTCCCACAACTCTGACCTTAATGTACGGATCCTTTGGAGGCACCATATCCTTCAAGCCAACAGCAAATACAACAGAATAATTGATTACTCTCGTGTTGTAGTAGTACAGCACAGCCCAccaagtaaacaaaaaatttcaaaattcttTGAGGGTGGAAAGAGTGCTTGCTTACGACATTCAAATCGATTCCTGCTTTCCCCATGTAGGATTTGATAGCAGCGGAATGGTTCTTGAAGTACTCCTTCTCGAGTGTGGTGAGCTTCTCTTGGATCTCAGGTGGGAGTTCAAGTCCTACTCTCCACCCCAAATCACGCACAATGTCGGCTCTATTGTGCCTGAACACAGCGGCACCAATATCATTCGTTACAAACTGTGAGGAGAGTCTCTGGAACTTGTCAAGTGAAATATGACTTACACATAGGCCATGAGGCAGCGCTTGTTGCGGATCAAAGAAAGGTGATGAACGAGTGCTCCATAGTAGTCAGCGTTTCTATTGTTCTGAACATCCAACCCTTCTTGTTCCATTTTCCTGGTAAGTGGGAAACATGTACAACCTCAAGACTTTGTTGGGCATCGATTTTTTGTACAAAGAGAGGGAGATACCTCATGAGAGACTGGATGAGACGTTGATTCTGCCTGCTTTCTTCGATTGTCTCATCAAAGAGCTTGCTCTGACAGAATgaccaaataataataataagtagtGACTTTTACCATTCATTGCATCCTATAGCTTCCACATTTCACAAGATAaactaatattttgaaatcaaactGAAAATGGCTGAGTGAGCATAGAAAATGGGGGAGGGCTTACATTGAAAGGTTTGAGCTGACCCTTCTCTCCACTCGCAAAATCCTTAACCAGCTGATACCCTTTTCTCCCGTACATGTTGAATTCGTCTTTGTGTTTTAATTTCTGAGGGCAAACATCTATTCAGGCAATTCATCAAACATCTGGCGTGCTTTCAAACAAAacccaacaaaaagaaaaaaacgaaaacCCCAGagctataaaataatttatatttatgtatatgttttatatgtGCGAATCGAATCTAGCCGGTTGAAATGGTTCCGTCATATCGCCGATTTAAACGgataaacgaaaaaaaaaaaagaggatttAAAAGCATTATGGATCAAAGACATACCCACTATATCATTCCGGGTGAATCTGCAACGGAACAGCTCTCGCGGCGGCGGTCGGTCAATTCcagaattaacaaaatataatctaatCAATTACTATAAttctcttcttttattttaaaagggTTGTGGGAATTTTTGGCGGGGTGGTTCAAAAGGTTTTGAGATTTAGCGCCACTTTTTTCTATTTGCGTGTGTATATGTATGTATGGGTGTGTGTGTGTTGGATTTTTAAAGCGATTTGTAACTTCTCTTCTGAAGATAAGGCGTGACTGATGCTGTGGTTACCACTTGTGAGTCGATCTCTCTAACAATACTCGTAGGCTGACATATTTCACacgcaaataataatatttttctccAAATCAATAGAAAATGACACAATCAAGAGACTAGGAACATGATTAATGGAAAAAATCTTAATTAGATTCttgataaatatttaactaataaatttaAGTTAAGAACtcttgttaagaaaatattagtttGAGTGTTCCAATGGTATAACTAAATTaagagtttttttaattataaaacattattttataataaataaaatttatttattttataaaacatagttttcgttcaaaaaaaaaaataaaacatagttaaaataacattttaaatatctaatctattaaaatagagtcctatTTGAAATTCCTGTGGCATGTTTTTTTTGGACCTATTGAAAATGTTGTGACTAAATATAAAATCACTTCATATACCATTATACTTAttaaataaacaattaatttatTCTAGCTTAATAATCGGTTATGTCAAATGACTCAACAGATTTAAATGTTCTTTATCGGATCTAACCTGTTATATTTTCTCAATTATTTGTTCTAACCTATTATATTTTCTCTAGGTGTCACATGAATctaaaaactcattttttacACGTACATATTCCAAACGTTTAGCAACATAATTTACATTAACATTATACGGTTATGTCAATATGTTACTAAATATGACTACATAGTTATGCATGTGCTTATAATTAACTTAATCTTTTCATGTCTAAATAGTAGATTGTAAGTCGACTAAACAGATGACATTCTTTTTTGACTTTTATATGAGTCGTACCATAATTTTTGAAACTCATATTTATGCAGTGTTTGATGTCAAACCATTTTCTATACCGTAAACCCTGATTCTTAtactaaaaatcataaattaatctattttatggtattttataaattagatTTGACCAAGAATTGTGTTAGATCCATAACAACTTTTGTAAATCAATGAACCTCTTTATGGTAcattataaatcaaatatataatgtattttgaTCCCTAACAACTTTTACACAATTTCACCAACTTATGGTATCTGATATTCATTTTCAAACATCTTTGAATTGATAACTAGATACAATATCTTTAGGTATGATTTCACATGAATTAAGTTATGATATTaataacatataattaattataaactttaccaattttaaaaatcaataaatatcaaatatatcaGCCGAGATTAAAGGCAAGAAAATAGACCCGAGAAGTGGTTCCACAATTAAATTTGAGCAATGTTCGGTATATCCGACGCTATTTGCTTTCTCAAAATTGGTAACaactagattttttaaatatttaatatactgCCGTGGAAAAAAGAAACTATTTTTATAGATAGTGTTCATCGACACTACTTTTGCAAAATCGTACCCATAAAATATCTTCTATGGCCTAAAAAGAAATCTTCTATCATAAACCTTTACTTTTTAAaagaataacatttttaaaaagagaTGACGTGTGcaagtcaaaataattaaaaataagcaaaaatataatttattatatattatcgataaaaaataaataaatagtaaattatGTTCATAAATTAACAACTGTGTCAGTTTGCGGGTTAATGATGGGTTTCGAGTATTTTTACCAGATTTTATCAGTTTTTAGctaatgaagttttcaaaaaaatttaaatagattTCTACATGTCACTAGATTTAGTGATTTACTGGTTCGATTGCAGATCCGgcttaaatacaaaaacactATATTTAAACTATTTGGTATAATATAAAGTCTTGCAAAACTAAAAaacttatatttaatatatttaggaaaaaaattaaaattaaaatatttacatcTCACTATTTTACGAAACATCACGATAGTAAAGTTTCAAATTATGTTCTAtctaatcaaaacaaataagtttatatattttttatagaaattatcaacaaaaaatatatccgcGCTTtgtaagcgcggatcaaaaacctagtcttatatattaaaacagaattcacaaccttgattcatgtgtgattttaaaaaaatggacttAGTGGACCATCACTAGAAATCAGTtatcatttattcatttattactaCTAATATGGCTTATTATATCATTCTCTAAATTTCTGTTTACACGCCTacaatttcggtttggtttacaaACCAATATTTGCTTCCTTAATTATTGTAATTGTAAATCATTATCAAACCAATGCATCAACGTTTTTGCTCAACcgtaaatataaatcattaacAAACAGTCCTTAGACTAAAACATTAACGTATAGTTCTAGAATTGTAAATGTGAGttgtttgttatttaaaaaatgaattagAACCTCTGTTATATTTACTTACacgttatataatatatgatcaAGTGATGATCCACCTCTTACACATCCCCTTGAAGCATCTCACTTGT is a genomic window of Brassica napus cultivar Da-Ae chromosome A2, Da-Ae, whole genome shotgun sequence containing:
- the LOC106390512 gene encoding probable DNA replication complex GINS protein PSF1; translation: MYGRKGYQLVKDFASGEKGQLKPFNSKLFDETIEESRQNQRLIQSLMRKMEQEGLDVQNNRNADYYGALVHHLSLIRNKRCLMAYVHNRADIVRDLGWRVGLELPPEIQEKLTTLEKEYFKNHSAAIKSYMGKAGIDLNVDMVPPKDPYIKVRVVGDIDDGIVMSDKTTNFARHSMHFLKRTDAEPYIARGQMEELTG